The Burkholderia pyrrocinia genomic sequence CGGATCGTTGAGCAGTTCGGTCGCGAGTTCCGCGTCGCGCTCGGGCGTGTTGCCGCGCGGTCGCGTGCCGGCGAGCGGGCGAATCGTGACGATCTGGTCTTCGCCGCGCTTTTCCTGGCGCACGAGGATTTCCGGCGATGCGCCGACCACGTGAAAATCACCGAAGTTGTAGTAGTACATGTACGGCGACGGATTCAGCGAACGCAGCGCGCGATACAGCGACAGCGGATTGTCGCGGTACGGCTTGGTCAGCCGCTGGCCGACCTGGATCTGCATCAGCTCGCCGGCCGCGATGTATTCCTTCGCCTGGCGCACCGCGGCCAGATAGTCTTCCTTCTTGAACTCGCGGAACGTCTCGGTGCGCACGCTCGCCGACGTGACGGGCGGCTGCACGGTCGTGCGCAGGCGCTGCTTCAGTTCGCGCAGGCGCTGTTTCGCCTTCGCGTAGGCTTCCGGCTGGCCCGGGTCCGCATAGATGATCAGGTAAAGCTTGCCGGCGAGGTTGTCGATTACCGCGACTTCCTCGGTCAGCAGCAACTGGATGTCGGGCAGGCCGAGATCGTCGCGCGGCGCGGTGTTTGCGAGCTTCTTCTCGATGTAGCGCACCGCGTCGTAGCCGAAGTAGCCGGCGAGACCGCCGCAGAAGCGCGGCAGGCCCGGACGCTGCGCCACCTTGAAGCGCGCCTGGAACGACTCGATGAACTGGAACGGGTCGCCGTCATGCGTTTCGACGACCTGGCCGTCGCGCACGACTTCCGACACGCCGTTGCGGGTGCGCACGAGCGTGCGTGCGGGCAGGCCGATGAACGAGTAGCGGCCGAAGCGTTCGCCGCCGACCACCGATTCGAGCAGGAACGAGTTGGCGCCCGCGCGTTCGGGCTGGGCCAGCTTCAGGTAGAGAGACAGCGGCGTTTCGAGATCGGCGAGGGCTTCCGCGATCAGCGGGATGCGGTTGTAGCCTTCGTTCGCGAGCGATTGGAATTCGAGTTCGGTCATGTTCCGGTCCTGTTCGGGACGAGCGGCGCGTGCGCCAGGGATCACTTGACGCTGCGCGGGTTGCCGTCGGCGAAAGGGCGGTCGATCGAGAAGTGCCTGTTGCCGGCCGGCAGTCCGGGCGTGAACGTCGCGAGCCTGCGGCCGATCCTGAACGCAAGCGTTCGGACGCGGTGGAACTCGAGGTGGTGCGACGATCGGCGCGCGGATGCGCAGCGAGATAAAAAACGGCGCTGAAGACGTGCTTCAGCGTACCTCATCGAAGAGGTTAGCGCGACCAGCGACGCCAGGGCCAGGCTCCCCGGTCGATGCTGCTCAGACTCCGTTTTTTATTCAGAAACATGCGGATGGAAGAAATAATCAGAGGGTTGGCCGGCCGGCGTTGTGCGCGGTGATCGCGCGGGCTGCGACCAGCAACGAATCGACTATACCATCCGAATTTATCGTTTGTATAGCTTTGCCGTGGTTGTAGCCGTACGGCACCGTCAGCGTCGCCATCCCGGCCGCACGGCCCGCCAGCGCATCGTTTTCCGAGTCGCCGATCGCGACCGCCGCGTCCGGCGCGACGCCGAGTGCGTCGCAGGCCGTCAGCATCGGCAGCGGGTCGGGCTTCTTGCGTGCGACGCTGTCGCCGCCGAGCACGATGCCGAAGCAGTCGGCCAGCCCGTATTGTTCGAGCAGTTCGACCGCGAAGCGGTGCGGCTTGTTCGTCACGCACGCGAGCCGGATGCCGGCCGCGCGCAGCGCGTCGAGACCGGCGGCCACGTCCGGATAGAGGCGCGTATGGCGGCCGTTGATCTTCGCGTATTCGGTCTGGTAGATCGCCAGTGCGTCGTCGAAGCGCGCGTGCGCCTCGTCGGCCGGGAAGCGCGGCTTCAGCACGCTCCGGATCAGGTGTTCGGAGCCCTTGCCGACGTAGCCGATCACTTCGTCGCGCGACGTGGCCGGTGCGTCGAGCCGCGCGAGCATCCCGTTCAGGCCGGCCGTGAAATCGTCGGCCGTGTCGACCATCGTGCCGTCGAGATCGATCAGCGCCGCGTCGATGCGCGGCGCGGCGAAGCGGATCGGGGCGGCGTTCGTTGCGGCCCCGGCCGGCGCACGGCCGGCGAGCG encodes the following:
- the trpE gene encoding anthranilate synthase component I, producing the protein MTELEFQSLANEGYNRIPLIAEALADLETPLSLYLKLAQPERAGANSFLLESVVGGERFGRYSFIGLPARTLVRTRNGVSEVVRDGQVVETHDGDPFQFIESFQARFKVAQRPGLPRFCGGLAGYFGYDAVRYIEKKLANTAPRDDLGLPDIQLLLTEEVAVIDNLAGKLYLIIYADPGQPEAYAKAKQRLRELKQRLRTTVQPPVTSASVRTETFREFKKEDYLAAVRQAKEYIAAGELMQIQVGQRLTKPYRDNPLSLYRALRSLNPSPYMYYYNFGDFHVVGASPEILVRQEKRGEDQIVTIRPLAGTRPRGNTPERDAELATELLNDPKEIAEHVMLIDLARNDVGRIAEIGSVQVTDKMVIEKYSHVQHIVSSVEGKLKPGMTNYDVLRATFPAGTLSGAPKVRAMELIDELEPIKRGLYGGAVGYLSFSGEMDLAIAIRTGLIHNGNLYVQAAAGVVADSVPESEWQETENKARAVLRAAEQVQDGLDSDF
- a CDS encoding phosphoglycolate phosphatase yields the protein MAESSLAGRAPAGAATNAAPIRFAAPRIDAALIDLDGTMVDTADDFTAGLNGMLARLDAPATSRDEVIGYVGKGSEHLIRSVLKPRFPADEAHARFDDALAIYQTEYAKINGRHTRLYPDVAAGLDALRAAGIRLACVTNKPHRFAVELLEQYGLADCFGIVLGGDSVARKKPDPLPMLTACDALGVAPDAAVAIGDSENDALAGRAAGMATLTVPYGYNHGKAIQTINSDGIVDSLLVAARAITAHNAGRPTL